A window of the Eleutherodactylus coqui strain aEleCoq1 chromosome 8, aEleCoq1.hap1, whole genome shotgun sequence genome harbors these coding sequences:
- the CD2BP2 gene encoding CD2 antigen cytoplasmic tail-binding protein 2, with protein sequence MSKRKVTFEDLPEEEEKSKRRFPDTVGGPGSRFKGKHSLDSDEEDEEEDGSGESSKYNMLAPEDVEGQENATLESEGGVQITPFNLNEEMEEGHFDSEGNYFLRKEAQIRDHWLENIDWVRIKERQAPPPVSGEDEESDSDEGRAPMEMKNILEEILKVLQPGETVAKGIQRLGGGGSQKKSKRVKQRRGPPNSDLKDAAEVTQRSAEDRTDAPRTAEVPSGEDPQPEDTVCPDEKLEPLDQLISLADQMVALGVYDVYQDSYEKLAYKLRALEPPPAPALDMFADEVEEEKLATKDVVHADDDVLWEYRWENKEGAELYGPFTSTQMQEWVDDGYFAEGVYCRRVDSGSGQFYNSLRLDFDLYV encoded by the exons ATGTCGAAGAGAAAAGTTACATTTGAAGATCTTcctgaagaagaggagaaaagcaAGAGAAGG TTTCCCGATACTGTGGGAGGTCCCGGCAGCCGCTTTAAGGGAAAGCATTCTCTGGACAGTGATGAGGAAGACGAGGAAGAGGATGGATCTGGGGAATCCTCCAAGTATAACATGCTGGCACCAGAGGATGTAGAAG GGCAGGAGAATGCCACCCTGGAGTCGGAGGGCGGGGTGCAGATTACGCCCTTCAACCTGAATGAAGAGATGGAGGAGGGACACTTCGACTCAGAGGGAAACTATTTCTTGCGTAAGGAAGCTCAAATCCGAGATCACTGGCTCGAGAACATTGATTGG GTTCGAATAAAGGAGCGGCAAGCTCCGCCTCCTGTCTCtggtgaggatgaggagtcggactCGGATGAAGGCAGGGCTCCCATGGAGATGAAAAACATCTTGGAGGAGATTCTGAAGGTGTTGCAGCCGGGGGAAACTGTAGCCAAAGGCATCCAGCGCTTGGGAGGGGGTGGATCTCAGAAGAAATCCAAGAGGGTCAAGCAACGCAGAGGGCCGCCAAACTCCGACCTGAAGGATGCAGCCGAGGTGACACAGCGTAGTGCAGAGGACAGAACAGACGCACCGCGGACTGCGGAGGTGCCGAGTGGCGAAGACCCACAGCCGGAGGACACTGTCTGTCCAGATGAGAAGTTGGAGCCTCTGGATCAGCTCATCTCCCTTGCGGATCAGATGGTGGCTCTTGGGGTGTATGATGTGTATCAGGACTCCTATGAGAAGCTGGCATATAAACTGCGTGCTCTGGAGCCACCACCTGCGCCCGCCCTTGACATGTTTGCAGATGAGGTGGAAGAGGAGAAGCTGGCAACCAAAGATG TGGTGCACGCGGACGATGACGTTCTGTGGGAGTATAGATGGGAGAATAAGGAGGGTGCAGAGCTGTACGGCCCATTCACCAGCACCCAGATGCAG GAATGGGTGGACGATGGCTACTTCGCAGAAGGTGTGTACTGCCGGCGAGTGGACAGTGGCAGTGGGCAGTTCTACAACTCTCTTCGACTAGACTTTGATCTCTACGTATGA